Genomic segment of Chelmon rostratus isolate fCheRos1 chromosome 2, fCheRos1.pri, whole genome shotgun sequence:
GCATCTGGCGGACTTTTCAAACTTTCAAGCTGACTTGTTTTAAAACTCTGTGATAGGGGTCTTAAATGTACACTTGATGTCTGCCTAAATGATATATTGCTAAAAGAGTGAGGCTTAAGCTGCAGGCAAAaagtcagcatcctcaccagaTCATGACCCACATAGAATACAAGACTATATAAAACAGCAATACTACTTTGTGCAGAGCTAGTTAGCCTTTTTGTATAAAACAATTTAGAAACAACAACTTTGGAAAAATCTAAGAAATGCAATAAGATATCTTTTACTTCGTCACATCAGTCATTTAACTATAGAGATTTAAAACTTTTTATCTCTGCAAGTCCACTGTCGTGCAACAACATGTGCAGCTGCATCTATCTCATCCATGCACAAGTCCATTTTAGTGCCTATTTTTCTGCCACTCTTGTTCATTGATGTAGGTATAGGGAGGAAGATGATGTCCCCTGTTCTTAATCCCACCTGCTAAGATGTCCAACCAAAATAGTCATTGACtacaacccaaagacacatatGAATTGCTGATTAAATCTGCAGTGATTCAGATGTGGAACCAGGCTGAGTGGATGCATTTTgcttaaattattattattattattattattattattattgcaaaaCAGCCAGCAATGGGTTAAAGAAAAATTGCGTCATGGCCCCCTCATTCCGCCCTCCTGTTGACTCACTGTGCAGCAAAATAAGTTGCTGGTTACACCAAACTGCAACCGGTTTCGCAGATCACGGAGTTTGGGGTTTGTGGTGAACGGTATGTGGTAGAATTAGTGGAAACAACACGACACCCGCACAGTTTCAGATACGGGACAGTCACAGCCTGCGCTGGTTGAGGCTGTGTGGACAGTAAAGGTAGAGAGAGCGGCGTTATCTCCGCTGTGTCGCTGTACTTCGACCACACAGTATAGATGAACGGCGTCTCTGAGGATGACCTCTGTGACGGCGCCGTCTTATGGTTAAAGTTAATGTTTCCCCGATGAACTTGTAGATTAACTGTACAAGGTTACGTCTTGCGTCGTCGCTCATTTGAGTCGGCAGTTGGGACTGAGCCGTCCTCGACAAAGACCTGTTTCACAAGTTGTCTCAGAACCGTAAGATTTCATCATCGTTCATGAAAATCTCTTATTATAATGCAGCTAGAGGAAGTTAGTTAACCggtttttaagtgtgttttgcGACTTAGTAAATCAGTTAGATGTCATTAAGAGGTTTCTGGCGCACACAAACCAGCTAGTTAAGCTAGTTAACCGCAGGCCTAGAGGCTAATTACTAAAGTTAAGTTATGCTAATGTTGAGCATCATGTAGCGTTAGCTCAACGGTAGAAACGTCCGCTAACGGTTCTGTTGGGTTTCCGGTACAGTCAGAGCTCATTATCCGGGATGAAATCATGATATCAGCAGGTCACTGGTTATCATGTGGTGATTTAACTGCTGTAACCATGTTATCAGCCGGCTACCACCAGACCTGTGTGTATCCTCCACCCAAAATCTGGAATCACATGCCACGAAAGCCTGATTTGGTGCCCGGCTGAGAGACACATTACTCTGTTTGAATACCTTTCGAGTGTAACGTTACAAAGTCCTCTTTACACATAGATGTTATTTGTATGAAGGGTTTGCAAAGGTTTTGTACATGAAGAGCAAAACGCTGCGCAATGGTCAAACCAGACTGACAGTCAAAGACAAAGGTACCTCTGAGTAACAGTTAAATAAGGATATTAAGTCACCAGTCATTGGTAAAAGAAATTGGCATCTAAgcatcaaaatctgtgcagatttaaacagTAATGAGCTCCTTTGTCATTGTCAAGTGCACAATAATGCCTAAAACAAGCTGGAATTAACAGGTGTGTTGCTGTGCAAAGCTATTCTTAAAACTTCCAAATAGAAACAGGTTAGTGCTACTTTAGCTCTCATGCAACACTGTGTGGATATCCACCAAAGGgaagttttaatcatttacatGCACAGAATGTAATGTCTGCCGCTATGtggtctctcaatcaaaactATAACAAAAGATGGAGTTTGATGATGTAGTGCAGCAGCGTGGGATCACGGGAGTTGTTTCTccattgttaaacaaccaccactGCTGATGACAACAAATCATCGTACTCACGATTGAGCAGGACAAACAGGAGTAAGCAGAGTGGCTTGCCAGCTAGTTCGCAGACCTCATTCCTCGCTCTCTTACACATCATCTGACGCTTCCTGTGTTTCCCTGGAAGTTATAGCCGCTAGAAGGGGGTAAAGGGGATGTGACTGCATTGACAGGTGATGGGGACAGCAATACCAAAGAGAAGAAATGCTCTGTAACAAGTAAAAGTGCTGAATTCAAACTTTTACTTCAGGAAAAATACAATGCTATTAGCATCAACACGTGCTTGAAGTGCCAAAAGTtaaattacacattttacagaatggcctatttcagaataattaatattattggattatgattattgatgcattaCAGTGTAAGCGGAACTGCGTTGTAGCTGGTGAAGGTGGGGCTCAATTTAGCAATAGCCAGTTTCTTAATCCATAATAATTGTTCGCGTTATCTGTcagctttacttcctgtgttttttcccacctgaatgattgtttgatttgtcatttgtgtatttaagcCTTTGTCTTAACCTCAGTTcttgtcaggtcgttgtctgttCATGTGCCATGCCACGTAccatgtaaatgtttttctagTGTCTAGTGCtatgtcatattttattatttggttgttgttgattattgtttgtattttgcattaatCTGAAAGTTATCACATAAATGCAGTGgggtaaaaagtacaatattttcctctgaaccAATAACCAGTAATACAGCACATAACTCAGAGTTAATATTTGACAGATTATTATGTGATATAAGAAACAGCTGTTGCAAAGTCCTTTTGCAAACATCTACTGCATTAATGCGCTCATCTCAAACTGTCCATACACAGATCTTACtaattaaagattaaaacagTGATTGCTCAAACTACAGATTTCCAAGTACAGTGAATCTCTTTTTATAgtcaaaatgattaattgagaaaacaatcagataaatcaatcatcaaaataatcattagttgcagcatTATTATTAGGGCTTATGTTTGGGGATTTAGTTTAAGAAAGATTTCACATGTGTatcctttattttgtttgccTCTAGTTCCTTGTGGTCATGCAGCTGGTGATCCGTCGGTACCGTCCGTCAGACAAAGATGCCGTGCACACCCTGTTCAGCACCGGCATCCAGGAGCACATACCGACATGTTTTCACAACGCCATAACTAGCCCTCTCTACCTCGCCATCACCCTGGCTCTGTGTATTGCTGGCTACCTCCTTGGCTCTGTGTTAGGGGCTGTGGTGTTGCCAGGAGTCTGGGTGAGCTTTGTCTACTCCTGCTCTTATTTGGTATATTACAGCTACGTCAGAGAGAAACTCCAGACGGACATGCAGGACATCCCTGGGAACTATCTGAGCCGACCGGATGACTGTTACTGGGTGGCAGAGGCCGAGATTGATGGGAGGGCCCAGATCATGGGTATGGTGGCTGTAATAGGCAAACAAAGTGGGGAAAAGCGATACGGGGAACTGTTCAGAATGATCGTCTCGCCATTGTGCAGACGGACGGGCCTGGGTGTGAGGTTGACTCAGACTGTGATTGACTTCTGTAAGGAACGAGGCTTCTCTGAGGTGGTGCTGGAGACCAGCTCCACTCAGACTGCTGCTATGGCCCTGTACACGAAACTGGGGTTTAGGCAGGTCTCTTCACTTGTCGGAACAAGGGTTCCCTTTTTGTTTATAAAGTTGGCCAAGGTCTCGAttttaagaatgaaaaaagagctGTAGTCCTGAAATAACACGGATCAGCTACTGCAACATTCCTGTTATGTTCCTCTTTATCAGCGATCTAAGCTTTTGCATACGGCCACTATTATTTGTAAGCTATGTCTCATGACACCAATAAAAGTCTCAGATAGGGCCGAG
This window contains:
- the LOC121623683 gene encoding N-acetyltransferase family 8 member 3-like, yielding MQLVIRRYRPSDKDAVHTLFSTGIQEHIPTCFHNAITSPLYLAITLALCIAGYLLGSVLGAVVLPGVWVSFVYSCSYLVYYSYVREKLQTDMQDIPGNYLSRPDDCYWVAEAEIDGRAQIMGMVAVIGKQSGEKRYGELFRMIVSPLCRRTGLGVRLTQTVIDFCKERGFSEVVLETSSTQTAAMALYTKLGFRQVSSLVGTRVPFLFIKLAKVSILRMKKEL